One region of Haloprofundus salilacus genomic DNA includes:
- a CDS encoding NADH-quinone oxidoreductase subunit D, which translates to MSLEESEGAESEATTPAVEQTREEALADLLGDRVVERDDHKNAPAFVVRPDAVQDVLSTLKEEAGFDHLSCLSAQEYVDRYESIYHLKKYADPTDEVSIVVPTPTDRPVSQSAEPVFRTADWHEREAYDLIGIEYEGHPDLRRILLPETWQGHPLALDYDQERPQIVALREHANPLRDDHRGDQDSDTMFLNIGPHHPATHGVLHLKCTLDGEQVADVDPDIGYLHRCEEQMCQQGTYRYQIIPYSDRWDYTANIPNEWAVARAIEDLADIDVPEYADVLRTMSVELGRMLGHFLAVGTFALDVYGDFTAIFMYAVRDREKVQNILEDLTGQRMMFYYFRLGGVVWDLPEPREEFFENVRDFLEELPPTLEEYHDLITGNEILQSRTVGTGVLPPEVAKDYGVTGPVARASGIDYDLRRDDPYGYYSELDWNVAVEDGCDNYARLLVRLREVEESAKIVGQCIDILEDWPEEERTIQSNVPRTLRPNDDTETYKAVEAAKGEMGIYIRADGTDSPARFKIRSPCFNNLHSLPEMANGEYVPDLVAALGSLDIVLGSVDR; encoded by the coding sequence GTGAGCCTCGAAGAGTCCGAAGGAGCGGAGTCCGAGGCGACGACGCCAGCCGTCGAGCAGACTCGTGAGGAAGCGCTCGCCGACCTGCTCGGCGACCGCGTCGTCGAGCGCGACGACCACAAGAACGCTCCGGCGTTCGTCGTCCGACCAGACGCCGTCCAAGACGTGCTCTCGACGCTGAAGGAGGAGGCCGGATTTGACCACCTCTCCTGTCTCTCCGCCCAAGAGTACGTCGACCGCTACGAGTCCATCTACCACCTGAAGAAGTACGCCGACCCGACCGACGAAGTGAGCATCGTCGTTCCGACGCCGACGGACCGTCCGGTGAGCCAGTCGGCCGAACCCGTGTTTCGGACCGCGGACTGGCACGAACGCGAGGCGTACGACCTCATCGGTATCGAGTACGAGGGCCACCCCGACCTCCGGCGCATCCTCCTCCCCGAGACGTGGCAGGGTCATCCGCTGGCGCTCGATTACGACCAGGAGCGACCGCAAATCGTCGCCTTGCGCGAGCACGCGAACCCCCTTCGGGACGACCACCGCGGCGACCAGGACTCGGATACGATGTTTCTCAACATCGGCCCGCATCATCCAGCGACTCACGGGGTGCTGCACCTCAAGTGTACGCTCGACGGTGAGCAGGTCGCCGACGTGGATCCCGACATCGGCTATCTGCATCGCTGCGAGGAGCAGATGTGTCAGCAAGGCACCTACCGCTACCAGATAATCCCGTACTCGGACCGCTGGGACTACACCGCCAATATCCCGAACGAATGGGCCGTCGCGCGGGCCATCGAAGATTTGGCAGATATCGACGTGCCCGAGTACGCGGACGTGCTCCGGACTATGTCGGTCGAACTAGGCCGGATGCTCGGCCACTTCCTCGCCGTCGGGACGTTCGCACTGGACGTGTACGGCGACTTCACGGCCATTTTCATGTACGCCGTCCGCGACCGGGAGAAGGTCCAGAACATCCTCGAAGACCTCACCGGCCAGCGGATGATGTTCTACTACTTCCGGCTGGGGGGCGTCGTCTGGGATCTCCCCGAACCGCGCGAGGAGTTCTTCGAGAACGTCAGGGATTTCCTCGAAGAGCTCCCCCCGACGCTCGAAGAGTACCACGACCTCATCACCGGCAACGAGATTCTGCAGTCGCGCACCGTCGGCACCGGCGTGTTGCCACCCGAGGTCGCCAAGGACTACGGCGTCACCGGCCCCGTCGCCCGCGCCTCCGGCATCGATTACGACCTGCGCCGTGACGACCCCTACGGCTACTACTCGGAACTCGACTGGAACGTTGCGGTCGAGGACGGCTGCGACAACTACGCACGGTTACTCGTTCGCCTCCGCGAGGTCGAGGAGTCGGCGAAGATCGTCGGCCAGTGTATCGATATCCTCGAAGACTGGCCCGAGGAGGAACGAACCATCCAGTCGAACGTGCCGCGGACCTTGCGCCCCAACGACGACACGGAAACGTACAAGGCGGTCGAAGCGGCGAAGGGCGAGATGGGCATCTACATCCGCGCAGACGGCACCGACTCGCCCGCGCGGTTCAAGATACGGAGCCCCTGCTTCAACAACCTCCACTCGCTACCCGAGATGGCCAACGGCGAGTACGTCCCGGACCTTGTCGCGGCGCTCGGCAGTCTCGACATCGTCCTCGGGTCGGTCGACCGATAA
- a CDS encoding mechanosensitive ion channel family protein: MVIVLQAGEVVPKGPIAKFLVNSLGFDSNVATANAIDAAMMFVVVFAAVYLAGRLLVMPLVGRLLDTRGLEEHAQKPLRKLLGVVVVFVAVGVAFAAAGFGNILTALATIGAAATLAIGFAMQDVIANFVAGVFIFTDKPFRIGDWIEWDDNSGIVEDISFRVTRVRTFDNELLTVPNSHLTDGVIKNPVAKNKLRLQVPFGIGYDDDIEKATEIILEEAKKRDDILANPEPSVRLTELGDSAVVLNSRIWISQPSRSDFVRTRGEYVTDVKQRFDAEGISIPFPNRTLTGSIDIEGLDRVMSRADD; the protein is encoded by the coding sequence ATGGTAATCGTGCTGCAGGCGGGCGAAGTCGTCCCGAAAGGTCCGATAGCGAAGTTCCTCGTCAACTCGCTCGGGTTCGACAGCAACGTCGCGACGGCGAACGCTATCGACGCGGCGATGATGTTCGTCGTCGTCTTCGCGGCAGTGTATCTCGCTGGGCGACTCCTCGTCATGCCGCTCGTGGGGCGTCTGCTGGACACACGGGGACTGGAAGAACACGCCCAGAAGCCGCTCCGTAAACTGCTGGGCGTCGTCGTCGTCTTCGTCGCCGTCGGCGTCGCGTTCGCCGCCGCCGGGTTCGGGAACATCCTCACCGCGCTAGCGACCATCGGGGCGGCGGCGACGCTCGCCATCGGGTTCGCGATGCAGGACGTCATCGCCAACTTCGTCGCGGGCGTGTTCATCTTCACCGACAAACCGTTCCGCATCGGTGACTGGATAGAGTGGGATGACAACTCCGGCATCGTCGAGGACATCAGCTTCCGCGTCACCCGCGTCCGGACGTTCGACAACGAACTCCTGACCGTGCCGAACTCCCACCTCACCGACGGCGTCATCAAGAACCCCGTCGCGAAGAACAAACTCCGCCTGCAGGTGCCGTTCGGCATCGGCTACGACGACGACATCGAGAAAGCGACGGAGATCATCCTCGAAGAGGCGAAGAAGCGCGACGACATCCTCGCCAACCCCGAACCGTCGGTCCGCCTGACGGAACTCGGCGACTCGGCGGTCGTGCTAAACTCGCGCATCTGGATCTCGCAGCCGAGTCGTTCGGACTTCGTGAGGACGCGCGGCGAGTACGTGACGGACGTGAAACAGCGGTTCGACGCCGAGGGAATCAGCATCCCGTTCCCGAACCGCACTCTCACAGGATCGATCGACATCGAAGGGCTGGACCGCGTGATGTCCCGCGCCGACGACTGA
- a CDS encoding YhbY family RNA-binding protein has protein sequence MVDNELREQAHDVDVTVWVGKSGIEAVTDELRDQLGDRKLVKVKFLRAARGGSSTEELADELAEAVNATLVETRGNTAVFH, from the coding sequence ATGGTAGACAACGAGTTACGCGAGCAGGCTCACGACGTCGACGTGACGGTCTGGGTCGGCAAGAGCGGTATCGAAGCGGTCACCGACGAGTTACGCGACCAACTCGGCGACCGGAAACTGGTGAAAGTGAAGTTCCTCCGAGCGGCCCGCGGCGGCAGTTCGACCGAGGAACTCGCCGACGAACTCGCCGAGGCGGTGAACGCCACGCTCGTCGAGACACGCGGGAACACAGCGGTCTTCCACTGA
- a CDS encoding ribonuclease P protein component 4 — translation MTTIAEERIARLHELACEATKEREFDRSREYVRLARRLDERHRCGLPRQFKRFSCDACDVYLVPGVNARVRLQDGHVVIRCDCGHIDRYPYRD, via the coding sequence GTGACGACGATCGCCGAGGAGCGCATCGCGCGGTTACACGAACTCGCTTGCGAAGCGACGAAAGAACGCGAGTTCGACCGCTCCCGCGAGTACGTCCGCCTCGCCCGCCGCCTCGACGAGCGACATCGGTGCGGGCTGCCCCGCCAGTTCAAACGTTTCTCCTGCGACGCCTGCGACGTCTACCTCGTTCCGGGCGTCAACGCCCGCGTCCGCCTGCAGGACGGACACGTGGTGATTCGCTGCGACTGCGGCCACATCGACCGCTACCCGTACCGCGACTGA
- a CDS encoding glycosyltransferase family 4 protein: MRVLNYLELASELDRSGIGTATDQQRAALERTDVEVVTSPWRGDHPAWAAVEALRGRRAFANYDVAHCNLIGPGSVAVARHAERNDRPLVLHAHVTREDFAESFRGSTLAAKPLGRYLKWFYSQADLVLCPSEYTKEVLESYPVDAPVRPMSNGVDLDSLEGHEALCEEYRERYDLSGPVVFAVGSVFERKGLTTFCELAQATEYEFVWFGTYDEGPHASSTVRHWTQNPPQNLTFSGWVDDKRGAFAAGDIFCFPTKVENQGLVVLEAMACGKAVVLRDIPVFREFYTDGHDCLLCSTREEFEAALDRLAADPDLRERLGKNARKTAEEHGLDRVGEQLVEAYEDVSAGRV, from the coding sequence ATGCGCGTCCTCAACTATCTCGAACTCGCCTCCGAACTCGACCGGAGCGGCATCGGGACCGCGACCGACCAGCAGCGGGCCGCCCTCGAACGAACCGACGTCGAGGTCGTGACGTCGCCGTGGCGCGGTGACCACCCGGCGTGGGCCGCCGTCGAGGCGCTCCGCGGACGACGTGCGTTCGCGAACTACGACGTGGCGCACTGCAACCTCATCGGTCCCGGCAGCGTCGCCGTCGCCCGCCACGCCGAGCGCAACGACCGGCCACTGGTCCTCCACGCGCACGTAACGCGCGAGGATTTCGCCGAGAGCTTTCGCGGGTCGACACTCGCCGCGAAACCGCTCGGCCGCTACCTCAAGTGGTTCTACTCGCAGGCCGACCTCGTGCTCTGTCCGAGCGAGTACACCAAGGAAGTCCTCGAATCCTACCCGGTCGACGCGCCCGTCCGCCCGATGAGCAACGGCGTCGACCTCGACTCCCTCGAAGGCCACGAGGCCCTCTGCGAGGAGTACCGCGAGCGCTACGACCTCTCGGGACCGGTCGTCTTCGCCGTCGGCAGCGTCTTCGAGCGCAAGGGACTCACCACCTTCTGCGAACTCGCGCAGGCGACAGAGTACGAGTTCGTCTGGTTCGGCACGTACGACGAGGGGCCGCACGCGTCGTCGACGGTCCGGCACTGGACGCAGAACCCTCCGCAAAATCTCACGTTCTCGGGCTGGGTCGACGACAAGCGCGGCGCGTTCGCGGCGGGCGACATCTTCTGTTTCCCGACGAAAGTCGAGAACCAGGGATTGGTCGTCCTCGAAGCGATGGCCTGCGGGAAGGCAGTCGTGCTCCGCGACATCCCCGTCTTCCGCGAGTTCTATACCGACGGCCACGACTGCCTGCTCTGTTCGACGCGTGAGGAGTTCGAAGCGGCGCTCGACCGCCTCGCCGCGGACCCCGACCTCAGGGAGCGACTCGGCAAAAATGCCAGAAAGACGGCCGAAGAACACGGACTCGACCGCGTCGGTGAGCAACTCGTCGAGGCGTATGAGGACGTGTCGGCGGGCCGCGTCTGA
- a CDS encoding glycosyltransferase, which produces MHSVVAFTDTYLPTVNGVTYTVHSWRDRWQARGGRMDVVYPDADGYEPENGEYPIRSLPFPFYDGFRFGLPRVPRAVRNVDVVHAHTPFALGLGGLRLARREGLPFVVSYHTPSSEYASYLTSRRRLEDGIERLSESYERWFLGHAAAVVVPSEATRDDLRSRVGDDVGISVVPNGVDVDRFRPVDATAFRDRHGLSDSDTLVGYTGRHGYEKCLSDIIDAAAGLDATVVFGGDGPAREHLEATARERGVDARFLGFLDREELPAFYSSLDAFLFPSPVETQGLVALEANACGTPVVGVDRGALSNTIEEGVTGYHYDLGDTEGFRAAIERTLDETAELERRCLDRRESLSVEHAVDRLADVYDAVTGSGA; this is translated from the coding sequence ATGCACTCGGTCGTCGCGTTCACCGACACCTACCTGCCTACCGTCAACGGCGTCACCTACACCGTCCACTCGTGGCGGGATCGCTGGCAGGCCCGTGGCGGTCGGATGGACGTGGTCTACCCCGACGCCGACGGGTACGAACCGGAGAACGGGGAGTACCCCATCCGCAGTCTCCCCTTTCCCTTCTACGACGGCTTCCGCTTCGGTCTCCCTCGCGTCCCCCGTGCGGTGCGGAACGTCGACGTCGTCCACGCGCACACGCCGTTCGCGCTCGGTCTCGGCGGCCTGCGCCTCGCCCGCCGCGAGGGGTTGCCGTTCGTCGTCTCCTACCACACCCCGAGCAGCGAGTACGCCTCGTATCTCACCTCGCGCCGGCGACTCGAAGACGGCATCGAACGCCTCTCGGAGTCGTACGAGCGGTGGTTCCTCGGCCACGCGGCAGCCGTCGTCGTCCCGAGCGAGGCGACCCGCGACGACCTTCGGAGCCGAGTCGGCGACGACGTGGGGATCAGCGTCGTCCCCAACGGCGTCGACGTCGACCGGTTCCGCCCCGTCGACGCGACGGCGTTCCGCGACCGGCACGGTCTCTCGGACTCGGACACTCTCGTCGGCTACACGGGACGACACGGCTACGAGAAATGTCTCAGCGACATCATCGACGCCGCCGCGGGACTCGACGCGACCGTCGTCTTCGGCGGCGACGGTCCCGCGCGCGAGCATCTCGAAGCGACGGCGCGAGAGCGCGGCGTCGACGCCCGGTTCCTCGGATTCCTCGACCGCGAGGAGCTCCCGGCGTTCTACAGTTCGCTCGACGCGTTTCTCTTCCCGAGTCCCGTCGAGACGCAAGGGCTGGTCGCGCTCGAAGCGAACGCCTGCGGGACCCCCGTCGTCGGCGTCGACCGCGGGGCGCTCTCCAACACCATCGAGGAGGGCGTCACTGGCTACCACTACGACCTCGGCGACACCGAGGGCTTTCGAGCGGCTATCGAGCGGACGCTCGACGAGACGGCGGAGCTCGAACGTCGCTGTCTCGACCGGCGCGAGTCGCTGAGCGTCGAACACGCCGTCGACCGACTCGCGGACGTGTACGACGCGGTCACCGGTAGCGGAGCTTAA
- a CDS encoding NAD(P)/FAD-dependent oxidoreductase, whose amino-acid sequence MTLATVPRYDSEQVSEWGERAVVVGAGIAGLLAARVLADGFAEVVVVERDSLPDEPVARRGVPQARHVHVLLKGGESTIEDLFPGYGEEMLSAGGVVFDGSRDVHFYLEGDYLADGPQRIPQYGATRSLYEQLLRRRVAGLDGVEFQPNCRVVDYRLDGPGTTVRGVTVEDEASGRMELATDLVVDASGRTSRTPAWLERAGYESPPVDEVYIDLAYSTTLVNRPPAERRSYVVAASPACPRGSGMVPIEDDQWLVTLYGVHGNRPPTNFEEFESFAATLPVSDVEKLLADHDQTAEEVVQYRFPSNVRRRYEDLDRFPDGLVVVGDAIASFNPIYAQGMSVASLEAVLLHHALAAGGRDDLARRFFGRTEELVDIAWMMAVGGDFQFPETAGPKPRGTDLVGRYLSRLFRRSHTDGVLRDAHFRVMMMEQPPTTLFRPAIAWRVLKPTGGVPNYRRKMPRIREFPYLKR is encoded by the coding sequence ATGACCTTGGCGACGGTTCCGCGGTACGACAGCGAGCAGGTGTCCGAGTGGGGCGAACGCGCGGTAGTGGTCGGAGCGGGCATCGCGGGACTACTCGCGGCGCGCGTCCTCGCCGACGGGTTCGCGGAGGTGGTGGTCGTCGAACGAGACTCGCTCCCAGACGAACCTGTCGCCCGGCGCGGAGTACCGCAGGCGCGCCACGTCCACGTTCTCCTGAAAGGCGGTGAGTCGACGATAGAAGACCTCTTTCCGGGCTACGGCGAAGAAATGCTCTCCGCGGGCGGCGTCGTGTTCGACGGCTCCCGAGACGTACACTTCTACCTCGAAGGTGACTACCTCGCCGACGGCCCGCAGCGCATCCCGCAGTACGGGGCGACTCGCTCGCTGTACGAACAGTTACTCCGCCGTCGCGTTGCTGGCCTCGACGGCGTCGAGTTCCAACCGAACTGCCGCGTCGTCGACTACCGACTCGACGGCCCGGGGACCACCGTAAGGGGCGTCACCGTCGAAGACGAAGCGTCCGGCAGAATGGAACTCGCCACCGATCTGGTGGTCGACGCTTCCGGTCGGACGAGTCGAACGCCGGCGTGGCTGGAACGCGCCGGCTACGAGTCGCCCCCCGTGGACGAGGTGTATATCGACCTCGCGTACAGCACAACCCTCGTCAACCGACCGCCGGCCGAACGTCGCTCGTACGTCGTCGCAGCCTCGCCGGCGTGCCCTCGTGGGTCAGGTATGGTCCCTATCGAGGACGACCAGTGGTTGGTGACGCTGTACGGCGTCCACGGCAACCGTCCCCCGACGAACTTCGAGGAGTTCGAGTCGTTCGCCGCGACGCTTCCAGTCTCGGACGTGGAGAAACTGCTCGCCGACCACGACCAGACCGCCGAGGAGGTGGTCCAGTATCGGTTCCCCTCGAACGTCAGACGCCGGTACGAGGATCTCGACCGATTCCCCGACGGCCTCGTCGTCGTCGGCGACGCGATTGCGAGTTTCAATCCGATATACGCGCAGGGAATGTCGGTAGCGTCGCTGGAGGCGGTGCTTCTGCACCACGCGCTTGCGGCGGGCGGCCGCGACGACCTCGCCCGGCGATTCTTCGGGCGCACAGAGGAACTCGTCGACATCGCGTGGATGATGGCCGTCGGCGGCGACTTCCAGTTCCCGGAGACAGCGGGTCCGAAACCTCGGGGCACAGACCTCGTCGGTCGGTATCTCTCCCGGTTGTTTCGTAGGAGCCACACCGACGGCGTGTTGCGGGATGCCCACTTCCGCGTGATGATGATGGAACAACCGCCGACGACGCTGTTTCGGCCCGCAATCGCGTGGCGCGTACTCAAGCCGACCGGCGGCGTTCCGAACTACCGTCGAAAGATGCCGAGAATCCGAGAATTTCCGTATCTCAAACGATGA
- a CDS encoding DUF2797 domain-containing protein gives MQVVGYDSLDGGLYLAPSEETRLGDGKATDPSEVEYLSLDAGDELAYRLGMRHCAGTVAEEGHYACENDAAPYCEYHRSTWVCARCTGTCLKDEMDCFDDHAVYLAAFAPDVFKVGVTKEWRLDTRLREQGADRAAHLRTVDNGRVARELESELARELTDRVRVPTKRAGLHRRVDADAWESLLAEFDPLDTFEFDYGFSLDSRPMDETIAAGRVVGTKGRLLVLDNAGTTYAVDMRDLVGYELREGKSDRNLQSSLGAFG, from the coding sequence GTGCAAGTCGTCGGCTACGATTCACTCGACGGAGGGCTCTATCTTGCGCCGAGCGAGGAGACGAGGCTCGGCGACGGCAAGGCGACGGACCCGTCCGAGGTCGAGTACCTCTCGCTCGACGCCGGCGACGAACTCGCGTACCGACTCGGCATGCGACACTGCGCTGGAACCGTCGCCGAGGAGGGGCACTACGCCTGCGAGAACGACGCCGCGCCGTACTGCGAGTACCACCGGAGCACGTGGGTCTGCGCCCGCTGTACGGGCACCTGCCTGAAAGACGAGATGGACTGCTTCGACGACCACGCCGTCTACCTCGCGGCGTTCGCGCCCGACGTGTTCAAAGTCGGCGTCACCAAGGAGTGGCGACTCGACACGCGGCTTCGAGAACAGGGTGCCGACAGGGCCGCCCACCTCCGGACCGTCGACAACGGCCGCGTCGCCCGCGAACTCGAATCCGAACTCGCCCGCGAGTTGACCGACCGGGTGCGCGTCCCGACGAAGCGTGCGGGCCTCCACCGACGGGTCGACGCCGACGCGTGGGAGTCGCTACTCGCGGAGTTCGACCCGCTCGACACCTTCGAGTTCGACTACGGCTTCTCGCTCGACAGTCGACCGATGGACGAGACTATCGCCGCCGGGCGCGTCGTCGGAACGAAAGGTCGGTTACTCGTCCTCGACAACGCGGGGACGACGTACGCCGTCGACATGCGCGACCTCGTTGGCTACGAACTCCGCGAGGGCAAGAGCGACCGAAATCTGCAGTCGAGTCTCGGCGCGTTCGGGTGA
- a CDS encoding S8 family peptidase, translating to MPTQSAATRRTVLRSVGGGAATGLAATDVRGATDRTGDSVQVNVGVDGDTDIVRRVADRVVRRFAFDALTVELPRTAVETLRRRPEIRYVETNGTMRAYQQSPAQSVPYGISQVGALLAREAGITGEGVDVAIVDSGVDSDHPDLRENLGAGRAFVNCRGRPRLCRVAGNENACRTDWDDDQNHGTHCAGIVAAVDNDEGVVGVAPEVTLHAVKVLYCAGVGLISDIAAGIEHVADRRWDVASLSFGSQRPTNLVRDACRYAADEGVLLVAAAGNGRSRPNTVGFPATLPTVLAVSAVDRNGALAPFSSTGPRVDIAAPGANVRSTVPGGYRTQSGTSMACPHVAGAAALLVSTGLTASETRERLIETADDLGLGQTRQGAGLLNVAAALDLDGEDD from the coding sequence ATGCCGACACAGTCAGCGGCGACGCGTCGAACCGTGCTCCGATCGGTCGGCGGCGGGGCAGCGACTGGACTCGCGGCAACGGACGTCCGGGGAGCGACGGACCGCACCGGCGACAGCGTTCAGGTGAACGTCGGCGTCGACGGAGATACCGACATCGTTCGGCGCGTCGCCGACCGGGTGGTTCGACGGTTCGCGTTCGACGCGCTGACGGTCGAGCTGCCGCGTACTGCCGTCGAGACGCTTCGTCGACGACCCGAGATACGGTACGTGGAGACCAACGGCACGATGCGAGCGTATCAGCAGTCGCCTGCGCAGTCTGTTCCCTACGGTATCTCCCAAGTCGGCGCGCTGCTCGCTCGCGAGGCGGGAATCACGGGCGAGGGCGTCGACGTGGCTATCGTCGACTCCGGCGTCGACTCCGACCACCCGGATCTCCGCGAGAATCTCGGCGCAGGGCGCGCGTTCGTCAACTGTCGCGGACGGCCGCGACTCTGCCGTGTCGCCGGAAACGAGAACGCCTGCAGGACCGACTGGGACGACGACCAGAACCACGGCACGCACTGCGCGGGCATCGTCGCCGCCGTCGACAACGACGAAGGCGTCGTCGGCGTCGCTCCCGAGGTGACGTTGCATGCGGTGAAAGTGCTGTACTGCGCCGGTGTCGGACTGATTTCGGACATCGCCGCAGGCATCGAACACGTCGCCGACCGAAGGTGGGACGTGGCGAGTCTCAGCTTCGGGTCGCAGCGACCGACGAACCTCGTCCGCGACGCCTGTCGCTACGCCGCCGACGAGGGCGTACTCCTCGTCGCCGCCGCGGGCAACGGACGGTCGCGTCCGAACACGGTCGGGTTCCCGGCGACGCTCCCGACGGTGCTAGCGGTTAGCGCCGTCGACCGGAACGGCGCGCTCGCCCCCTTCTCCTCGACGGGACCGCGTGTCGACATCGCCGCGCCGGGCGCGAACGTCCGTTCAACGGTTCCGGGCGGCTACAGAACGCAGTCGGGAACGTCGATGGCGTGCCCGCACGTCGCCGGGGCGGCGGCGCTACTGGTCTCGACGGGTCTCACGGCGTCGGAGACGCGCGAGCGACTCATCGAGACCGCCGACGACCTCGGTCTCGGACAGACAAGACAGGGTGCCGGTCTGTTGAACGTCGCCGCCGCGTTAGACCTCGACGGCGAAGACGATTGA
- a CDS encoding S8 family peptidase — translation MVDDTTGVTRRNVLKTTGVAVGVGGLTGLATAKGNDNLVEVNVGYRDKSGKRAAENAASSVVRRFNFDAMTIRVDEHAVKGLQNRGDVRYVEANGQMHAFAQSLPYGIDRVDAEVAHANGETGAGADVAILDTGIDSNHPDLQANLGKGKAFVSARGSYSEPWDDDNDHGTHCAGTADAVDNDEGVVGVSTEATLHAVKVLDKRGSGSFSDIAAGIEYTADQGWDIASMSLGASSGSQTVKDACTYAYDRGVFLVAAAGNDGPCSDCVGYPAAYSEVVAVSATDSNDALANFSSTGSEVEIAAPGVDVESTVPGGGYDVFSGTSMACPHVAGAGAQLMANGYTNVEARDRLISTAEDIGLASNEQGAGLLDTAAALGLDSSDDL, via the coding sequence ATGGTAGATGATACCACGGGTGTAACTCGACGTAACGTGCTGAAGACGACTGGCGTAGCGGTCGGCGTCGGCGGTTTAACCGGACTCGCGACGGCGAAGGGCAACGACAACCTCGTCGAAGTGAACGTCGGTTATCGGGACAAGAGCGGGAAGCGAGCGGCTGAGAACGCCGCCTCCTCCGTCGTCCGCCGGTTCAACTTCGACGCGATGACCATCCGCGTCGACGAACACGCAGTGAAAGGCCTGCAAAACCGCGGCGACGTTCGGTACGTCGAGGCGAACGGCCAGATGCACGCGTTCGCGCAGTCGCTGCCGTACGGGATCGACCGCGTCGATGCGGAGGTCGCGCACGCTAACGGCGAGACCGGCGCTGGCGCGGACGTCGCCATCCTCGACACCGGTATCGATTCGAACCATCCCGACCTGCAGGCGAATCTCGGGAAGGGAAAGGCGTTCGTCTCGGCGAGGGGCTCGTACAGCGAACCGTGGGACGACGACAACGACCACGGCACCCACTGCGCCGGAACCGCCGACGCCGTCGACAACGACGAGGGTGTCGTCGGCGTCAGCACGGAGGCGACGCTACACGCGGTGAAAGTGCTCGACAAGCGCGGCAGCGGGTCGTTCTCCGACATCGCGGCGGGCATCGAGTATACGGCCGACCAGGGCTGGGATATCGCCAGCATGAGCCTCGGCGCGTCCAGCGGGTCGCAGACGGTCAAAGACGCCTGTACGTACGCCTACGACCGCGGTGTGTTCCTCGTCGCCGCCGCTGGCAACGACGGGCCGTGTAGCGACTGCGTCGGCTACCCAGCCGCCTACTCGGAAGTCGTCGCCGTGAGCGCCACCGACAGCAACGACGCGTTGGCCAATTTCTCCTCGACCGGGTCGGAGGTCGAGATCGCCGCCCCCGGCGTCGACGTCGAGTCGACCGTCCCCGGCGGTGGCTACGACGTGTTCTCCGGCACGTCGATGGCGTGCCCGCACGTCGCCGGTGCCGGCGCGCAACTGATGGCGAACGGCTACACGAACGTCGAAGCCCGCGACCGCCTGATCTCGACGGCCGAGGACATCGGTCTCGCGTCGAACGAACAGGGTGCCGGACTGCTCGACACCGCGGCGGCGCTCGGTCTCGACTCCTCCGACGACCTGTAG
- a CDS encoding BsuPI-related putative proteinase inhibitor, which yields MLTATLTAKPEVDRVDFELKVENQGTEEVTLSFRDARRAEFLVVDVEGEEEQWRWSDGRMFAQMLGSETLAPGESTTFEGVWDDPEPGGYVAVGELAAADADAEAETQFSVPA from the coding sequence ATGCTTACTGCGACACTCACGGCGAAACCGGAAGTGGACCGTGTCGACTTCGAACTGAAGGTCGAAAACCAAGGGACTGAGGAGGTGACGCTCTCGTTTCGCGACGCGAGACGCGCGGAGTTCCTCGTCGTCGACGTGGAGGGAGAAGAGGAACAGTGGCGCTGGAGCGACGGTCGGATGTTCGCGCAGATGCTCGGCAGCGAGACGCTCGCCCCTGGCGAGTCGACAACGTTCGAGGGCGTCTGGGACGACCCAGAACCGGGCGGCTACGTCGCCGTCGGCGAACTTGCGGCCGCGGACGCCGACGCGGAGGCGGAGACGCAGTTTTCGGTGCCGGCCTGA